Part of the Solwaraspora sp. WMMA2065 genome is shown below.
ACAAGGCGTCCGGCGGCCTGCACGGGGTCGGCGCGTCGGCGGTGAACGCGCTCTCGCTACGGTTCGACGTGCGGGTCAAGCGGGCCGGTCGGGTGTCGGAGATGTCGTTCCAGCGGGGCGTCCCGGGGGCCTTCGACGGCCCCGGCCCGGCCGCCGGTTTCACAGAGCAGTCGGGGCTGCGGGCGGTCGGCCGGATGAAGCGCGGTGAGGCTACCGGCACCTCCATCCGCTACTGGTACGACGCCCGCTACTTCGACGCCGGCGCCGCACTCGACGTGACGGCCGTGCGGACCCGACTGCGCAACACCGCCTTCCTGGTGCCCGGGGTCACCTACGTGCTGCGCGACGCCACCTCCGATGAACTGGTCGAGGAGGTGTACCACCATCCCCGTGGCCTGGTCGAGATGGTGGAGTTCCTCACCCCGAGCGGGGACCGACCGGTCAGCGGCACGCTGTTCATCACCGGCACCGGCACCTACAAGGAGAACGCCGCCGACGCCAACGGCGTGATGCAGTCCGACGTCGAGCGTCGGGCCGAGGTGGAGGTCGCCCTCGGCTGGGGCACCGGCTACGAGCGGACCGTCGAGTGCTTCACCAACACCATCCGCAACGTGCACGGCGGCACCCACCGGCGGGGTTTCGAGCGCGGGGTGACCCGGGCCGTCGTCGACGCGGTACGCAACAGCCGGGGCCTGCTCAAGCCCAAGGAGGATCCGCCGACCGTCGACGACGTGCTCGAAGGCATGACGGCCGTGGTGCACGTGCGGATCCCGGAGCCCCAGTTCACTTCGCAGACCAAGGACGAGCTTTCCACCGCCGGCATCACCCGGGTGGTGCAGACGGTGGTGGAGCGGCACATCAAGTCCTGGGTGGAGGACCGCCGGACCCGTACCGAGGCCCGGACCGTGCTGCAGAAGGTGGTCGACGCGGCCCGGGTCCGGCTCACCCAGAAGCAGCAGAAGGACGCCGCCCGGCGCAAGACCGCCCTGGAAGGGGCGTCCATGCCGCCGAAGCTGGTCGACTGCCGGTCGACCGGCCTGCAGCGCAGCGAGCTGTTCATCGTGGAGGGCGACAGTGCGCTCGGCTCGGCCCGGATGGCCCGGGTCGCCGAGTACCAGGCCCTGCTGCCGATCCGGGGCAAGATCCTCAACGTGCAGAAGGCCAACCTGGCCGACACGTTGCGCAACGCCGAGGTGGCGGCGATCGTCCAGGTCCTCGGCGCCGGCACCGGGCGCACCTTCGACCTGGCCGCCATGCGGTACGGCCGGGTGATCCTGATGGCCGACGCGGACGTCGACGGCTCGCACATCCGGACCCTGCTGATCACCCTGTTCGCCAAGTACCTACGTCCGGTGATCGAGGCCGGCCGGCTGTACGCGGCGATGCCCCCGCTCCACAAGATCACCACCAAGGGCCGGAACGCGGAGACCATCTTCACCTTCACCGAGGCCGAGATGGAGCAGACCGTACGGCGACTGGAACGGGCCGGGCGACAGGTCGTCACCCCGGTTCCCCGGTTCAAGGGCCTCGGCGAAATGGACGCAGACGAGCTGTGGGAGACGACCATGAATCCGGCGACCCGCTCGGTACGCCGGATCACCCTGGCCGACGTGGAGGTCGCCGACCGCACCCTGGAGTTGCTGATGGGGGAGAAGGTCGAGCCGCGCCGCAACTGGTTGATCGACTCGGCCGGCCGGGTCGACCAGGAGAGTATCGACGCCTGAGCATGACCCGCTCGATCGAGGAAGCGCTGGAAACGTAGAGATGGCACGCAGCAAGAGCAAGCAGTCCGGGGTCGACCTGTCCGCGTTCGACCAGGCCGGCGCCCGGATCATGGACAACCCGCTGGAGACCGAGATCCAGGACTCCTACCTGGAGTACGCCTACTCGGTCATCTACGCCCGGGCCCTGCCCGACGCCCGGGACGGGCTCAAACCGGTGCACCGACGCATTCTCTACTCGATGAGCGAGCAGGGTCACCGCCCGGACCGGGGCTACGTCAAGTCGGCTCGGGTGGTGGGCGACGTGATGGGCAAGTT
Proteins encoded:
- a CDS encoding DNA topoisomerase IV subunit B, translated to MTAQPETLYGADDLTHLEGLEAVRKRPGMYIGSTDSRGVGHLLNEILDNSTDEGVAGHASRVEVTLHADGSVQVDDDGRGIPTDVHTRSGLSGVELVLTRLHAGGKFGGSGYKASGGLHGVGASAVNALSLRFDVRVKRAGRVSEMSFQRGVPGAFDGPGPAAGFTEQSGLRAVGRMKRGEATGTSIRYWYDARYFDAGAALDVTAVRTRLRNTAFLVPGVTYVLRDATSDELVEEVYHHPRGLVEMVEFLTPSGDRPVSGTLFITGTGTYKENAADANGVMQSDVERRAEVEVALGWGTGYERTVECFTNTIRNVHGGTHRRGFERGVTRAVVDAVRNSRGLLKPKEDPPTVDDVLEGMTAVVHVRIPEPQFTSQTKDELSTAGITRVVQTVVERHIKSWVEDRRTRTEARTVLQKVVDAARVRLTQKQQKDAARRKTALEGASMPPKLVDCRSTGLQRSELFIVEGDSALGSARMARVAEYQALLPIRGKILNVQKANLADTLRNAEVAAIVQVLGAGTGRTFDLAAMRYGRVILMADADVDGSHIRTLLITLFAKYLRPVIEAGRLYAAMPPLHKITTKGRNAETIFTFTEAEMEQTVRRLERAGRQVVTPVPRFKGLGEMDADELWETTMNPATRSVRRITLADVEVADRTLELLMGEKVEPRRNWLIDSAGRVDQESIDA